The proteins below come from a single Gossypium raimondii isolate GPD5lz chromosome 2, ASM2569854v1, whole genome shotgun sequence genomic window:
- the LOC105789258 gene encoding disease resistance protein RPV1 isoform X3: MTVSEISRCSYHVFLSFRGEDTRKSFTDHLYTALVHLGIQTFRDDEEIERGNNIKDEIEKAILHHSKISIVVFSKNYAASTWCLNELVMILEHKKSSKHSVLPVFYDVDPSQVKNQTGSYAEAFTQHEQNFKSETNMVQRWRNALKEVADIGGMVLHDRHESQFIQDIVKEVQNKLHLISLYVPPYLVGIDSLVTQINQWLEQDGANKVGIATICGIGGIGKTTIAKVVYNQNILRFEGYSFLADVRETSQDCNGLVRLQRQLISDILKGKSHKIYNIDNGINKIKEVVCCRRVLLVLDDVDELEKIRKLMGTQIPFHPGSKIVITSRNRCLLNAHFISQMFDSEASTSCGGLSKLFEVKELASSESLQLFNWYAFGHNSVPESSVAYERSLVKHCGGLPLALQVLGSSLSTKSVSSWKSALEKLEEIPDSKIQKILRISYDSLEDDHDKNLFLDIVCLFIGKDRDYTTTILDGCDYYTTIGIENLVGRSLLIINERNKLMMHQMIRDMGQEIIRQESSDIGKRSRLWHKNSFDVIREKIGSRTVKCLTINLKGLLEDKAKRTNTTLHFPKHSKSQFLMANDVDMETQAFAKMKRLKLLQLDYVRLKGDFKDFPKRLRWLRWHGFWMQSFPVDFDINELVVLDMRNSKLKQVWKDTECLPNLKILNLNHSHSLLKTPSFSGLPSLEKLMLKDCINLVEVDQSIGELKMLTFLNLKDCTSLRKLPRTIGSLISLEELILSGCSRLDDVPRELHNMESLKVLNLDETAIYQSRLGLQWLLLKRSKGLGFSWASLPGSLVKLSLESCKLSDDVIPNDLCNLASLKSLNLSRNPIHYLAESLKELTKLDELVLTSCTELQMIPKLPFLPNVSGFSTVSAVKSFRSILPCFFSSKRCVIFGCEKLTEVQDIFKLEPIENFDAEEIRRLFNVNSVNKNRVQLYNCLTDNIMLATPQVLQECGITSTLILGSEVPIGYKHRTNEHRISFLLPTPSHPDEKIRWFSLCIVFSLDSDQILDLPPSVYIFNETKRTTGRYCSSFIGIPKTNDNTMLWLIHWPVTDCQFEGGDLVSCMIVPIHLRIRKFGVTYESEHNIRYEYGFSYLSPGDEVAPRNIKMDLTKNLLSLESYGNVKVQLCSYIEESKVVSSPKVLYDYGIITTFDPMPFDYYGHYFGNQAGKTEVSLSVPPNFSRKISCFLNSIIIFSAKNDNTNEFLPFLEIVNETKGTKWTYSKHFTGILGTKNTLYWFTCWDFRGGELEAVIVLLFGFFQIYLC, from the exons atgaCAGTGTCAGAAATCTCGCGATGTAGTTATCATGTATTCTTGAGTTTTAGAGGTGAAGATACGCGTAAAAGTTTCACGGATCATCTTTACACAGCTTTGGTGCACTTAGGAATTCAAACATTTAGAGATGATGAGGAAATCGAGAGAGGGAATAAcataaaagatgaaattgaaaaagcaATACTACACCACTCCAAAATTTCTATCGTTGTTTTCTCAAAGAATTATGCTGCATCCACATGGTGTCTTAACGAACTTGTAATGATATTGGAGCACAAGAAATCCTCTAAACATAGTGTGTTGCCAGTTTTCTATGATGTGGATCCCAGTCAAGTCAAGAACCAGACGGGAAGTTATGCAGAAGCATTTACCCAACATGAACAAAACTTCAAGTCCGAAACCAACATGGTACAAAGATGGAGGAATGCTTTAAAAGAAGTTGCGGATATAGGAGGCATGGTTCTACACGACAG GCATGAATCACAATTCATCCAAGATATTGTTAAAGAAGTTCAAAATAAACTTCATCTTATTTCTTTGTATGTCCCTCCTTATTTAGTTGGAATAGATTCTCTCGTGACACAAATTAATCAATGGTTAGAACAAGATGGGGCAAATAAAGTTGGCATTGCAACTATTTGTGGCATTGGAGGCATTGGGAAGACAACCATTGCCAAAGTTGTTTACAATCAAAACATCCTGAGGTTTGAAGGTTATAGTTTCCTTGCTGATGTTAGAGAAACAAGTCAAGATTGCAATGGTTTAGTCCGTTTGCAAAGGCAACTTATTTCAGATATTCTTAAAGGAAAATcacataaaatatacaatatagATAATGGAATTAACAAGATCAAAGAAGTTGTATGTTGTAGAAGAGTTCTTCTCGTTCTTGATGATGTTGATGAATtggaaaaaataagaaaattaatggGAACTCAAATTCCTTTTCATCCGGGAAGTAAAATCGTTATAACTAGTAGAAACCGATGCCTATTGAATGCACATTTTATAAGCCAAATGTTTGATTCGGAAGCATCAACTAGCTGTGGAGGCTTAAGCAAACTATTTGAAGTAAAAGAATTAGCTTCAAGTGAATCGCTACAACTTTTTAATTGGTATGCTTTTGGTCATAACTCTGTGCCTGAAAGTTCAGTGGCATATGAAAGAAGTTTAGTGAAACACTGTGGTGGGCTTCCGTTAGCTCTTCAAGTTTTGGGCTCTTCATTATCTACCAAAAGTGTGAGTTCTTGGAAAAGTGCATTGGAGAAATTGGAAGAAATCCCTGACAGCAAAATTCAAAAGATTCTAAGAATAAGCTATGATTCTTTGGAAGACGATCATGACAAAAATTTATTCCTTGACATAGTTTGTTTATTCATTGGGAAGGATAGAGATTACACGACTACAATTCTAGATGGTTGTGATTACTATACAACAATTGGAATTGAAAATCTAGTGGGCAGGTCTCTCTTAATCATTAATGAAAGAAACAAGCTAATGATGCACCAAATGATTAGAGATATGGGACAAGAAATTATTCGTCAAGAATCTTCTGATATTGGGAAACGAAGCAGATTGTGGCATAAGAACTCGTTTGATGtaataagagaaaaaatt GGTTCCAGAACAGTTAAGTGCCTCACAATTAACCTAAAAGGATTGCTAGAAGACAAGGCTAAAAGGACAAATACAACTCTACATTTTCCAAAGCATTCCAAAAGTCAGTTTCTGATGGCAAATGATGTTGATATGGAAACTCAAGCATTTGCAAAGATGAAGAGACTTAAACTGCTTCAACTGGATTATGTAAGACTTAAAGGAGACTTCAAAGACTTTCCCAAAAGATTAAGATGGTTACGTTGGCATGGGTTTTGGATGCAATCTTTTCCGGTGGATTTTGATATCAATGAACTAGTTGTTCTCGACATGCGCAACAGTAAACTTAAACAAGTTTGGAAGGATACAGAG TGCCTCCCAAATTTAAAGATCCTTAATCTCAACCATTCACATAGCCTTCTTAAAACCCCAAGCTTTTCAGGACTCCCTAGCCTTGAGAAGTTGATGCTCAAAGATTGCATAAATTTGGTGGAAGTTGATCAATCCATTGGTGAGCTAAAGATGCTTACTTTCTTGAACCTTAAAGATTGCACAAGTCTTAGGAAACTTCCAAGGACAATTGGTTCATTAATATCACTTGAAGAGCTTATCTTATCTGGTTGTTCAAGACTTGATGATGTTCCTAGGGAGTTGCATAATATGGAATCATTGAAGGtgcttaatttagatgaaaCTGCCATATATCAATCAAGATTGGGGTTGCAGTGGCTCTTACTGAAAAGAAGCAAAGGATTGGGTTTCTCTTGGGCATCTCTACCGGGCTCTTTGGTAAAGTTAAGCCTTGAAAGTTGCAAACTATCTGATGATGTCATTCCCAATGATCTTTGTAACTTGGCCTCCTTGAAATCCTTAAATTTAAGTAGAAACCCAATTCATTACTTAGCCGAAAGCTTAAAAGAACTTACAAAACTTGATGAACTTGTACTGACTTCTTGCACTGAACTCCAGATGATTCCAAAGCTTCCATTCTTGCCCAATGTTTCTGGGTTCTCGACAGTATCTGCAGTAAAAAGCTTTAGGTCAATTCTTCCATGCTTCTTTTCTTCCAAACGATGTGTTATTTTTGGATGTGAAAAATTGACCGAGGTTCAAGATATATTCAAGTTGGAGCCAATTGAAAACTTTGATGCGGAAGAGATTAGAAGATTATTCAACGTGAATTCCGTCAACAAAAATCGAGTGCAACTTTATAATTGCCTAACGGACAACATAATGCTTGCTACCCCACAG GTCTTGCAGGAATGTGGTATAACAAGCACATTAATTTTAGGAAGTGAAGTTCCGATTGGGTATAAGCATCGCACTAACGAGCATcgaatctcttttcttttgccAACACCATCTCATCCAGATGAAAAGATTCGTTGGTTCAGCTTATGCATTGTTTTTTCTTTAGATAGTGATCAAATATTGGACCTTCCACCAAGTGTCTACATTTTCAATGAGACCAAAAGGACCACGGGGAGATATTGCTCCAGTTTCATTGGAATTCCTAAGACTAACGATAACACAATGTTGTGGTTGATCCATTGGCCAGTAACGGATTGTCAGTTTGAAGGTGGTGACCTTGTGAGTTGCATGATAGTGCCTATTCATCTCCGCATAAGAAAATTTGGCGTTACTTATGAATCCGAACACAACATTAGATATGAATatggtttttcatatttatctCCAG GAGATGAGGTTGCCCCAAGAAATATCAAGATGGACCTAACTAAAAACTTACTCAGTTTGGAATCTTATGGAAATGTTAAAGTGCAACTTTGCAGTTATATAGAAGAATCAAAAGTGGTTTCTTCCCCAAAG GTACTATACGATTATGGCATAATTACAACATTTGATCCAATGCCATTTGATTACTATGGCCACTACTTTGGCAATCAAGCTGGCAAGACTGAGGTTTCATTATCAGTGCCCCCAAACTTTAGTCGAAAGATTAGTTGCTTCTTAAATTCGATTATCATTTTTTCTGCCAAGAATGATAATACAAATGAATTTTTACCATTCCTTGAAATTGTGAACGAGACCAAAGGTACAAAGTGGACCTACTCCAAACATTTCACAGGAATTCTTGGAACCAAGAATACCTTATACTGGTTTACTTGTTGGGACT
- the LOC105789258 gene encoding disease resistance protein RPV1 isoform X4, whose product MTVSEISRCSYHVFLSFRGEDTRKSFTDHLYTALVHLGIQTFRDDEEIERGNNIKDEIEKAILHHSKISIVVFSKNYAASTWCLNELVMILEHKKSSKHSVLPVFYDVDPSQVKNQTGSYAEAFTQHEQNFKSETNMVQRWRNALKEVADIGGMVLHDRHESQFIQDIVKEVQNKLHLISLYVPPYLVGIDSLVTQINQWLEQDGANKVGIATICGIGGIGKTTIAKVVYNQNILRFEGYSFLADVRETSQDCNGLVRLQRQLISDILKGKSHKIYNIDNGINKIKEVVCCRRVLLVLDDVDELEKIRKLMGTQIPFHPGSKIVITSRNRCLLNAHFISQMFDSEASTSCGGLSKLFEVKELASSESLQLFNWYAFGHNSVPESSVAYERSLVKHCGGLPLALQVLGSSLSTKSVSSWKSALEKLEEIPDSKIQKILRISYDSLEDDHDKNLFLDIVCLFIGKDRDYTTTILDGCDYYTTIGIENLVGRSLLIINERNKLMMHQMIRDMGQEIIRQESSDIGKRSRLWHKNSFDVIREKIGSRTVKCLTINLKGLLEDKAKRTNTTLHFPKHSKSQFLMANDVDMETQAFAKMKRLKLLQLDYVRLKGDFKDFPKRLRWLRWHGFWMQSFPVDFDINELVVLDMRNSKLKQVWKDTECLPNLKILNLNHSHSLLKTPSFSGLPSLEKLMLKDCINLVEVDQSIGELKMLTFLNLKDCTSLRKLPRTIGSLISLEELILSGCSRLDDVPRELHNMESLKVLNLDETAIYQSRLGLQWLLLKRSKGLGFSWASLPGSLVKLSLESCKLSDDVIPNDLCNLASLKSLNLSRNPIHYLAESLKELTKLDELVLTSCTELQMIPKLPFLPNVSGFSTVSAVKSFRSILPCFFSSKRCVIFGCEKLTEVQDIFKLEPIENFDAEEIRRLFNVNSVNKNRVQLYNCLTDNIMLATPQVLQECGITSTLILGSEVPIGYKHRTNEHRISFLLPTPSHPDEKIRWFSLCIVFSLDSDQILDLPPSVYIFNETKRTTGRYCSSFIGIPKTNDNTMLWLIHWPVTDCQFEGGDLVSCMIVPIHLRIRKFGVTYESEHNIRYEYGFSYLSPGTIRLWHNYNI is encoded by the exons atgaCAGTGTCAGAAATCTCGCGATGTAGTTATCATGTATTCTTGAGTTTTAGAGGTGAAGATACGCGTAAAAGTTTCACGGATCATCTTTACACAGCTTTGGTGCACTTAGGAATTCAAACATTTAGAGATGATGAGGAAATCGAGAGAGGGAATAAcataaaagatgaaattgaaaaagcaATACTACACCACTCCAAAATTTCTATCGTTGTTTTCTCAAAGAATTATGCTGCATCCACATGGTGTCTTAACGAACTTGTAATGATATTGGAGCACAAGAAATCCTCTAAACATAGTGTGTTGCCAGTTTTCTATGATGTGGATCCCAGTCAAGTCAAGAACCAGACGGGAAGTTATGCAGAAGCATTTACCCAACATGAACAAAACTTCAAGTCCGAAACCAACATGGTACAAAGATGGAGGAATGCTTTAAAAGAAGTTGCGGATATAGGAGGCATGGTTCTACACGACAG GCATGAATCACAATTCATCCAAGATATTGTTAAAGAAGTTCAAAATAAACTTCATCTTATTTCTTTGTATGTCCCTCCTTATTTAGTTGGAATAGATTCTCTCGTGACACAAATTAATCAATGGTTAGAACAAGATGGGGCAAATAAAGTTGGCATTGCAACTATTTGTGGCATTGGAGGCATTGGGAAGACAACCATTGCCAAAGTTGTTTACAATCAAAACATCCTGAGGTTTGAAGGTTATAGTTTCCTTGCTGATGTTAGAGAAACAAGTCAAGATTGCAATGGTTTAGTCCGTTTGCAAAGGCAACTTATTTCAGATATTCTTAAAGGAAAATcacataaaatatacaatatagATAATGGAATTAACAAGATCAAAGAAGTTGTATGTTGTAGAAGAGTTCTTCTCGTTCTTGATGATGTTGATGAATtggaaaaaataagaaaattaatggGAACTCAAATTCCTTTTCATCCGGGAAGTAAAATCGTTATAACTAGTAGAAACCGATGCCTATTGAATGCACATTTTATAAGCCAAATGTTTGATTCGGAAGCATCAACTAGCTGTGGAGGCTTAAGCAAACTATTTGAAGTAAAAGAATTAGCTTCAAGTGAATCGCTACAACTTTTTAATTGGTATGCTTTTGGTCATAACTCTGTGCCTGAAAGTTCAGTGGCATATGAAAGAAGTTTAGTGAAACACTGTGGTGGGCTTCCGTTAGCTCTTCAAGTTTTGGGCTCTTCATTATCTACCAAAAGTGTGAGTTCTTGGAAAAGTGCATTGGAGAAATTGGAAGAAATCCCTGACAGCAAAATTCAAAAGATTCTAAGAATAAGCTATGATTCTTTGGAAGACGATCATGACAAAAATTTATTCCTTGACATAGTTTGTTTATTCATTGGGAAGGATAGAGATTACACGACTACAATTCTAGATGGTTGTGATTACTATACAACAATTGGAATTGAAAATCTAGTGGGCAGGTCTCTCTTAATCATTAATGAAAGAAACAAGCTAATGATGCACCAAATGATTAGAGATATGGGACAAGAAATTATTCGTCAAGAATCTTCTGATATTGGGAAACGAAGCAGATTGTGGCATAAGAACTCGTTTGATGtaataagagaaaaaatt GGTTCCAGAACAGTTAAGTGCCTCACAATTAACCTAAAAGGATTGCTAGAAGACAAGGCTAAAAGGACAAATACAACTCTACATTTTCCAAAGCATTCCAAAAGTCAGTTTCTGATGGCAAATGATGTTGATATGGAAACTCAAGCATTTGCAAAGATGAAGAGACTTAAACTGCTTCAACTGGATTATGTAAGACTTAAAGGAGACTTCAAAGACTTTCCCAAAAGATTAAGATGGTTACGTTGGCATGGGTTTTGGATGCAATCTTTTCCGGTGGATTTTGATATCAATGAACTAGTTGTTCTCGACATGCGCAACAGTAAACTTAAACAAGTTTGGAAGGATACAGAG TGCCTCCCAAATTTAAAGATCCTTAATCTCAACCATTCACATAGCCTTCTTAAAACCCCAAGCTTTTCAGGACTCCCTAGCCTTGAGAAGTTGATGCTCAAAGATTGCATAAATTTGGTGGAAGTTGATCAATCCATTGGTGAGCTAAAGATGCTTACTTTCTTGAACCTTAAAGATTGCACAAGTCTTAGGAAACTTCCAAGGACAATTGGTTCATTAATATCACTTGAAGAGCTTATCTTATCTGGTTGTTCAAGACTTGATGATGTTCCTAGGGAGTTGCATAATATGGAATCATTGAAGGtgcttaatttagatgaaaCTGCCATATATCAATCAAGATTGGGGTTGCAGTGGCTCTTACTGAAAAGAAGCAAAGGATTGGGTTTCTCTTGGGCATCTCTACCGGGCTCTTTGGTAAAGTTAAGCCTTGAAAGTTGCAAACTATCTGATGATGTCATTCCCAATGATCTTTGTAACTTGGCCTCCTTGAAATCCTTAAATTTAAGTAGAAACCCAATTCATTACTTAGCCGAAAGCTTAAAAGAACTTACAAAACTTGATGAACTTGTACTGACTTCTTGCACTGAACTCCAGATGATTCCAAAGCTTCCATTCTTGCCCAATGTTTCTGGGTTCTCGACAGTATCTGCAGTAAAAAGCTTTAGGTCAATTCTTCCATGCTTCTTTTCTTCCAAACGATGTGTTATTTTTGGATGTGAAAAATTGACCGAGGTTCAAGATATATTCAAGTTGGAGCCAATTGAAAACTTTGATGCGGAAGAGATTAGAAGATTATTCAACGTGAATTCCGTCAACAAAAATCGAGTGCAACTTTATAATTGCCTAACGGACAACATAATGCTTGCTACCCCACAG GTCTTGCAGGAATGTGGTATAACAAGCACATTAATTTTAGGAAGTGAAGTTCCGATTGGGTATAAGCATCGCACTAACGAGCATcgaatctcttttcttttgccAACACCATCTCATCCAGATGAAAAGATTCGTTGGTTCAGCTTATGCATTGTTTTTTCTTTAGATAGTGATCAAATATTGGACCTTCCACCAAGTGTCTACATTTTCAATGAGACCAAAAGGACCACGGGGAGATATTGCTCCAGTTTCATTGGAATTCCTAAGACTAACGATAACACAATGTTGTGGTTGATCCATTGGCCAGTAACGGATTGTCAGTTTGAAGGTGGTGACCTTGTGAGTTGCATGATAGTGCCTATTCATCTCCGCATAAGAAAATTTGGCGTTACTTATGAATCCGAACACAACATTAGATATGAATatggtttttcatatttatctCCAG GTACTATACGATTATGGCATAATTACAACATTTGA